The sequence below is a genomic window from Enterocloster clostridioformis.
AGAAGAATTTTCCAATATTCCGCTTTTTGGCATCAGTGTAATCGGGATTGTCAGCGGCATTATTGTGGGAGTTGTCACGGTGCTATTGGCGGCAAGGTCTCCAGCAAATCAGGCGGCAAAGGTATCTCCCGTTACGGCTGTTTCCGGAAATTCAGAACATGGAAAAATGAAGAATCACACGTTCCATGCCCGCTCTATCAAAATAGAAACAGCACTTGGTATCCACCACGCTACTTCTGCAAAGAAAAACCTGCTTTTAATGACAGGCTCGTTTGCCCTTAGCATTATCCTTTTTTTGAGCTTTACGGTCCTGATAGATTTTGTCAACCATCTTATGCCCCAATCGGCAGCCACTTCAGATATTGATATTTCAAGCAGTGACGGATTAAATTCTATCGACAATGCATTGGCGGAAACACTTCGGGGAATGAACGGCGTAAAACAGGTGTACGGACGCCGGGGCAGCTTTGATATTCCGGCAGAGAGGGACACAGGGACAATGGTTTCCAGTACCGTTGACCTTGTCTCCTTTGACGATTTTGATTTGGATTGTCTCAAAAAGGATGGAGCGCTCCATAGAGGCAGTAATCTCTCTAAAGTCTATGGAAACAGTAATTATGCGCTTGCGGCTTGGGATAAAGACAGCTCATGGAAAATTGGTGATAAAATCCTTATCGGGGATGAAGAAATTGAAATTTCCGGTTTACTGAAATACGATCCATTCAGCAGCAATGGTCTTACAAACGGAAAAATTACACTGATTACTTCCGGCGAAACCTTCACCCGTTTGACAGGCATAACCGGATACTCACTCATTATGGTACAGACAACTTCTCAAGCAACGGACGAAGATGTATCTCAGCTCCGCAATACCGTGGCGGAGAGCGGTAATCATTTCAGTGATAAGCGGGATCAGCGCACATCAGGCACTTATCTGGCATTTGTGTTCTGCATTTATTGCTTTTTAGGAATTATTACATTGGTTACCGTACTGAATATCGTGAACAGCATCTCAATGAGTGTATCGGCCAAAATCAAGCAATATGGTGCTATGCGGGCAGTCGGAATGGACGAACAGCAAATCACAAAAATGATTTTTGCGGAGGCATTGACCTATGCCTTTTGGGGCGGCGGAATTGGCTGTGCCATTGGTTTGCCACTCAGCAAAATGCTATATGACTTTCTCATTTCTGATCACTTCCCCTATGCGGTATGGAGTATACCGGTGCGTTCATTAGTAATCATTCTTCTGTTTGTTGCTTTTGCGGCAACG
It includes:
- a CDS encoding ABC transporter permease: MKSYLSLIPISAKVHRRQNRMTSLCIIFAVFMVTAVFSMAEMGARMEQARLAEKHDGFSISVLFSSTMGQTLLLSAGIIFLLILFAGVLMISSSLNSSVAQRTKFFGMMRCIGMSKKQIVRFVRLEALNWCKTAVPIGLALGVSASWILCGVLRYAVGEEFSNIPLFGISVIGIVSGIIVGVVTVLLAARSPANQAAKVSPVTAVSGNSEHGKMKNHTFHARSIKIETALGIHHATSAKKNLLLMTGSFALSIILFLSFTVLIDFVNHLMPQSAATSDIDISSSDGLNSIDNALAETLRGMNGVKQVYGRRGSFDIPAERDTGTMVSSTVDLVSFDDFDLDCLKKDGALHRGSNLSKVYGNSNYALAAWDKDSSWKIGDKILIGDEEIEISGLLKYDPFSSNGLTNGKITLITSGETFTRLTGITGYSLIMVQTTSQATDEDVSQLRNTVAESGNHFSDKRDQRTSGTYLAFVFCIYCFLGIITLVTVLNIVNSISMSVSAKIKQYGAMRAVGMDEQQITKMIFAEALTYAFWGGGIGCAIGLPLSKMLYDFLISDHFPYAVWSIPVRSLVIILLFVAFAATLAAYAPAKRIRNTTVTETINEL